In Vicia villosa cultivar HV-30 ecotype Madison, WI unplaced genomic scaffold, Vvil1.0 ctg.000077F_1_1, whole genome shotgun sequence, a single window of DNA contains:
- the LOC131623677 gene encoding protein DETOXIFICATION 21-like isoform X3, producing MAEEINKNLLQHQNTSEEEEPLRKRVWQESKKMWVVAGPAIFNRFSTFGISVVSQSFIGHIGPIELAAYAIVMSVLVRFANGILLGMASALETLCGQAYGAKQYEMLGVYLQRSWIVIFIASFLLLPLYIFTVPILDALGQNKDIAIVAGSISLWSIGIVFAFSVSFTCQMFLQAQSKNKIIAYLAAVSVAIHIFMSWLLTVQFKFGLNGVMSSILLAYWIPNFGQLFYIMKKCPDTWKGFSFLAFKDLWAVTKLSLSSGAMLCLEIWYTTILILLTGNMKNAEIAIDALSICMNINGWEMMISLGFMGAASVRVSNELGRGNSKGAKFSIVITVLTSFAIGFVLFVIFLFLRERLAYIFTPNPDVANAVGDLSPLLSFSLLLNSIQPVLSGVSVGAGWQKVVAYVNIGSYYLIGVPFGLLLGHYLHLQVKGVWIGMLFGIFVQTVVLIIITYKTDWDNQVVVARNRVNRWAIVEKDESIDASSVSR from the exons atggcAGAAGAGATAAACAAGAACCTTTTGCAACATCAAAACACATCAGAGGAGGAAGAGCCATTAAGGAAAAGAGTATGGCAAGAAAGCAAGAAGATGTGGGTAGTTGCAGGTCCTGCCATATTCAATAGATTTTCAACATTTGGAATCAGTGTTGTTAGTCAATCCTTCATTGGTCACATTGGCCCTATTGAACTAGCTGCTTATGCCATTGTTATGTCTGTCCTAGTCAGATTTGCTAATGGTATTTTG TTGGGTATGGCAAGTGCATTGGAAACTCTATGTGGACAAGCATATGGAGCAAAACAATATGAAATGCTTGGAGTTTATCTTCAAAGATCATGGATAGTTATATTCATAGCctcatttcttcttcttccactTTACATTTTCACAGTTCCGATTTTAGACGCACTTGGCCAAAACAAAGACATTGCAATAGTTGCTGGAAGCATTTCCTTATGGTCAATCGGCATCGTATTTGCTTTCAGCGTCTCGTTCACTTGTCAAATGTTTCTACAAGCACAAAGCAAGAACAAGATCATTGCTTACCTTGCAGCAGTTTCGGTTGCAATTCATATTTTTATGTCATGGCTTTTAACTGTTCAGTTCAAGTTCGGACTCAACGGTGTAATGTCATCAATCCTTTTGGCGTATTGGATACCGAATTTTGGCCAACTTTTTTATATCATGAAAAAGTGTCCTGATACATGGAAGGGTTTCTCGTTTTTGGCTTTCAAAGATCTTTGGGCTGTTACCAAACTTTCTTTGTCTTCTGGAGCTATGCTATG TCTTGAAATATGGTACACCACAATTTTGATTCTTCTAACAGGAAATATGAAAAATGCTGAGATTGCTATTGATGCTTTGTCCATATG CATGAACATCAATGGATGGGAAATGATGATATCACTTGGTTTCATGGGTGCAGCTAG TGTTAGGGTGTCAAATGAACTTGGAAGAGGAAATTCAAAAGGAGCAAAATTTTCCATTGTGATAACAGTGCTCACATCATTTGCAATTGGATTTGTGCTATTCGTGATCTTTCTATTCCTAAGGGAAAGACTTGCTTACATTTTCACACCAAATCCGGATGTGGCTAATGCAGTTGGAGATTTATCACCTTTGCTCTCATTCTCCTTACTTTTGAATAGTATCCAACCTGTGCTCTCCG GAGTTTCTGTTGGAGCTGGGTGGCAAAAAGTTGTAGCATATGTTAACATAGGAAGCTATTACCTTATTGGTGTTCCTTTTGGGCTATTACTTGGTCATTATCTTCATTTGCAAGTAAAG GGTGTTTGGATTGGAATGTTGTTTGGAATTTTTGTTCAAACAGTAGTACTTATCATAATCACATATAAAACTGATTGGGATAATCAG GTTGTGGTTGCTCGAAATCGTGTTAACAGATGGGCTATTGTGGAGAAGGACGAATCAATCGACGCGTCAAGCGTGTCTAGATAA